A region of the Alphaproteobacteria bacterium genome:
TTGATCCAGAATTTTTCAGAATGATTGGTGGGCAAGGAACCCGAAACCACGTTATATTTCTCTTTCTTGTTGTCCTGAATCTCGTCTCTGGGTTTCAAGCCATGGGAACGCTCTTATCTCTCGCGCTGATGATTTTACCGGCACTGGCCGCACGCTTCTGGTCACAAAAACTGTTTAGCATTATTATCTTAACAACTATTCTTGCTACCCTTTCGGGGTATGTAGGCCTAACCTTGTCCTATCACTTCAACTTACCATCGGGTCCAGCCATTGTTTTGGTTGCGGGTATTTTTTACCTATTATCTCTTTTTATTGGTAGACGAGGCAGTGTTTTAATGTATATGAAGAGCAAGACATGAATTATTATTGCTGCCGTTTCCTTATTCCTTTTGTTCTCGTTGCATCCATCTTTGGCTGCCGCGCAGACACATCCCCCCCTCTAAAAATTGTGACCACCTTTAGCATTCTACAAGATTTCGTTCGTGAAATTGGTAAGGATAAAGTCGTGATATCTATTGTTGGCCCTAACAGTGATGCGCATACCTATCAGCCAACTCCCCGGGATGTGCGTCAAATTGCCCAAGCTGACCTGATTTTTATCAATGGACTTGGATTTGAAGGCTGGATTCACCGTTTGATCAAAAGCTCCGGCTATAAAGGGAAAATTGTGACCGCCACAGACGGAATTCAGCCCATGATGATTAACGATCCTGGTGAAGGAGAAGTGCCCGATCCCCATGCCTGGAACGATATTAAGAATGTTAAAATATACATTAAAAACATATATACCTCTCTCAGTAAGATTGACCCTGAGCAAGCGCCTTTTTATCGCAAAAATTATGAAGATTATTTGGCAAAGCTTGAAGATCTGGATCAATTTATTGTCAATGCGATCAAAGAGATTCCCCAAAAAAAGAGAATCATCATCACAGCTCACGATGCTTTTGGGTATTATGGCCAAAGATATGGTGTGAAATTTCTAGCGCCAGTCGGGACGAGCACTGCCGATGAACCTTCCCCCAAAGCCATGGCCTCTTTAATCGATGTCATTCGAGCGCACAAAATTAAGATGATTTTCGTTGAAAACATTACCAATAAAAAACTGATTCAACAATTGTCTGAAGAAACAGGCATTCAAATTGGGGAAGAAATTTTCTCTGATGCTCTTTCTGAAAAAGATCAACCCGGCTCAACCTATCTTGCAATGATCCGACACAACACCGATCAATTCATCAAAGCCATGCGCCTGATGCAACCTAAAGAAGAGTGCAGATCATCCTCTGTTTATGCCTGATTTACGCCTTAGGCAAAGGCGCTGACCAAGAAGGATCCGATCCGTACTGAGGTGTTTTAACCCGTCTTTCATTAAATCCTGTCATATCAATGGCATAGATCCATGAGGGATTGGCTTGTTTACCAGGTTTTTTGTCCGTACGAGTAAACATCAAAGTCCGGCCATTAGGCGCCCAAGTTGGACCCTCAACAATATATCCCGTTGAGACCAAGCGCTCCCCTGATCCATCTGGGCGCATGACGCCAATATAAAAACTGCCTTTGTGCGTTTTAGTAAAGGCAATATAATCACCACGTGGTGACCAAACAGGGGTGGCATAATTGCCATCGCCGAAACTGATACGCTTCACCCCGCCTTCCTTTTTATCCATCATATAAAGCTGCTTGGTCCCACCACGGTCCGAGTTAAAGACAATTTTTTCCCCAGCAGGATCATAACACGGGGAGGTATCAATCCAATTTCCTTGAGTCAACCGCTTAAACCGGCGCGTTTTCAGGTCAATATGATAAATATCTGTCCGCCCTCCAACTGCCTGACTCATGATCAGATCCGTTTCTTTAGGGCCAAAGCGGGGCGCAAAGGTCATACCTGGAAAGGCGCCCACCAATTCATGTTGGCCTGTTTCCAAATCATACACATAAACATGGGGAATCTTTTTCTCATAAGACAAATAGGTAATTCGTTGAAGATTCGCTGAAAATCGCGGGGTTAAAACAATATGCTTACCGCTTGTGAGGTACTTATGGTTGCCGCCATCTTGATCCATGATTGCCAACCGTTTCTTTTGAGCAAGTCCTTTAGCCTCTTCAGTCACATAAACAATACGCGTATCAAAGTAGCCCGCCTCTCCTGTCAGGCGGCTGTATATGGCATCTGCCACTAGGTGGGCTAAACGTCGCTGATAACGCGCTTCCGTTTCTAACGTTGCTGAGATCAACAGTTGTTCAGTGAGCGCATCCCAAACCCGGTAAATAATCTGAACTTTATTGTTGGCAAGCAGATTAATTTGAAGGTTCACAACAAATTGAACCTGTAACAACCGCCAGTCAACGAACCGCGGTGGATTATTCAATGGGATGTCCTTTTCTAAGAAAGTTTTTGGATCAGTAAACTGGAACAAGCCGGTACTTTGAAGATCGAGATGAATGATTTTACTCAGATTGTCACTTAATTGTTTTTGATCAGCGCTCTCACTGGGCTGAACAAACATCGCCATTTGAAGCGGCTCTCGGTGTCCTTCTGTTACTTCCAGCTGAAATTCAGACCGACAGAACATACAGGTGAAAAATACGATAAATGCAAGGGTCCTCATACAATCATCTCCTTTGGATTAAATATAATTAAAAAGCGTTGCCACTGGTTAAACTTCTCAGCTGGTAACTTAAGCGGCGTACATTTGGGGTGGAACAAGGCTCGTTTAGCACTTTCATACGCCACAACAAAAACCGGGTCCTTGGTTTCAGCACCGGTATTTTCTAGGTCCACCGCTTGAACAGTCCTATCAGAATTCATGGTCACCCGCATCCGTATCACAAGATCTTGTGCGCCGCGAACACCCGCCGGCAGACGCCAACAGGACGAAACTTGTTGACGTAAGGCGTCAAGCTCAGACAAAGAAAGGATTTCTTCAATCGGTTGATCGTCGACCGCCTCTGGCTCACTCTTTTTTTTCTCTTCATCCATTTTCATTTCTTCCTTGGTTTCCGTCGGAAGATCTTCAATGGTGCGCATCACTTCCAAGAAATCATCTTTTTCTTCAACTGGTCTTTTTGTATCTTCGACCTTCTGCTTCTTCACCTCTTGTGGCTTTTCTTTTGGTTTCACAGGTTCTTCTTTTTTTGGCGCTTTTTTCTCTCCCATTTTCTTTTTATCCGGAAGTTTTTTGACATTTTTTTCGACTTTTTGGGCCTCTTTTAAGGGGTTTTTAGCCTTATTTAAGGTCTTTTTAGGCTGTTTTTTGACCATTTTAGGGGTCTTTTTAACCGTTTTTTGATCCTTTTTAATTTGTTTTTTGAGCTGTGTTTTGCTCTTAATCGGCATCATTTTCAAAGGAATAGATTTCGGCATCAAAGGTTTTTGAGGTCTTGAATAAGATCCAATAAGATAGACGAAAAGCAAAATAAAGATATGGAGGAAGAGAGAAAAAAGAAAACTAAGCTTCTGTGGACCAAGCATCAAACATCACCCTAAAGCGGATCTGTCACAAGTGAAATACGCTCAAAGCCATTCTGGCTAAGGCGGCCTGAAAGTTCCATGACTTTTCCATAACTCAAGCCTTTATCCCCCCGAATAAAAATCTCTGTTTTAGGATTTTTTTGCATAATGGTTTTTAGTTGGGGAATCAGCTGCTTAAGCGTTGTGGCTTTCTCTTGAATAAAAATTTTGCCATTTTTCTGATAACTAATAACCACAGGCTCACTTTTCTCACGGATGGGGCCAGCTTCAGTTTTAGGCAAAGACACTTCAACGCCCACGTTAATCAGGGGCGCAGAAATCATGAAGACAATCAGCAGCACTAAAACAACATCCACAAAAGGCGTAACATTGATACTACTCATCGGTGTCAAAGCGCGGCGGCTGTATCGAGACTGTCTCATCATTTAACCTGCAATAACCCCTGACCACTGACCCCGATCAAGCGATCAGCAAAGTTTTCTAGCTGAGAACCAATACCATCAACAAGGGCTGAAAGCTTATTATAAGCCACAACTGCAGGGATGGCGACGATGAGTCCTAACGCTGTTGCCAACAATGCTTCTGCAATGCCTGGCGCAACCACAGCCAAGCTGGTGTTCTTACTGGCAGCAATACTCTGAAAACTATGGATAATGCCCCAAACGGTTCCAAACAATCCAACAAATAAAGCGGCAGATCCAACCGTTGCAAGAAACGTCAATCCATGGGAGAGTTTTTCAATTTCTTGCCTGATATAAACGCCATATGCTCGTTCCAACCGATTTTGGAAGAGAGACACCATTCTGCCATTTTCTTTTTGGTTTAAGGCATTGATCAGCTTCGTCTCACGGTGAAGGATATTCAAAAACTTTTTATAAACCTGAGGCGTTTCCATAGGAAGGGTTAGCTTATCAACCGATTGTTGTTCTTGCTGCTGCCAAAAGAAAGATTCAAAGTTATGAATGGCTTTGCGCAGGCGCAATAAATGGCGCCCCTTAGAAAAAATAAGGGCCCATGTCACGATTGAGGTTAGAATCAATCCCACCATAATCAATTGAACGACCCATTCAGCGCTGAGAAAAAGGTGAAAAAAAGAAGGGGAAGATGCCTGTTGCGAAAGACTTTCTGCAACCTGACCCGATGCTGTTTCAATCATACTGAACTCCGATACGTTATAACAATGTCATATTAGCAGACAGCCTCAAGCGATAGAAGGAGAGATTTTCGAGCTAGCAATCAAAACAAATGAAAACCTTCCCCGGGTTGAGGCTGGTTTGTTCAGTTTTAAGACTTAGGAGCCGTCTTAATACTTAAAGCATGAAGTTCAGCGCCTAATCGTGAGCCTAAGGCTGCGTGAACTTTGCGGTGCTGAGCAAGCTTAGACAATCCGTCAAAACTTGAATCCTTAATAACCACCTGATAGTGATCAGCGTCACCAACAAGATCTGTTAATTCTATTTCTGCAGTCGGAAAAGTATCTTGAATGAGTTTCAAAAGATCATTGTGACTAATGGCCATTATGCGCCGCTTCCTTAATATTAGCTTTCAGGTTCACAACATCGGCATTGGATGGCAGGGGGTTTGAGCCACTTGAAAGCAGATCAAAAGGACAACGCGAAAGAAAATCTCTATAACAGTGCTGTGAATCCGGTACTTCACGATCTATACCTGCAAAACCAAGTTTTTTATTAGTCAGAATATCAACAATAAAACAGGTATCTAGGCTTATTTCATCCCCCAGCATGATTTCAGTATCATCAATAATTTCATTGTATCGACGACCAAACCGAAGATACACTTCATTCAGTTGCAGGCCAAGAGCCGCATAAAACCCCGTCAAGAAATGATTCACCCGCAAAGCCATGGTATTGATGTCATTTACTTCATCTGAACTGACAATTCCCAAAGCTTCAAAGTGCTGAGGGTTCATCATAGATTTTGTTTTTTGATCATCTTTGACAAACCAATCAACGACGGCTGTCGGCAGCAAAACCCCCTCTGATAAGCCCAGGGGCTTAGCGACATGCGGTGGGGCAACATTATAAATGTGGATGTGTGCTGGAATCATTTCAAGGTTTTGAACCAATTGTTCACGACCATTTTGCTTAAGTATATGATGCGTTTGCAAGCCATATACATTCAACTTTTCAAAAATATAAGAAGACAAGGCGTTGTTGATCACACCTTTTTCAGGGATGGTTTGAGGCGCGTCATCAGCTATTGGCCAGCTGTCTTTAAAGTAAAGCAATGATGTATTGTAATCATTGCCATCAAAGACAATCTTCTTTGCCCCTTCATAAAGGGGCGTGCGCTTATCAATAAAACGGATGCTATCTTTTCTCATGTATACCCGCTCTTGTTAAATGTGCTCTATCAGGTCAATCCTTGCATTGCAAGTTTAACAAAAAAATTAATAGTTATCTTTCTTAAGAATAACGCAGTTTTAATAAGAACAACAACTAGAATTCACAGACACTCCTTTTTCTGCTAAGACCAATGTATGAATCAATTTAGCCCCTTACCTCTAAGCATTGGTGTTTTATCATGGCGCCGCCCTCACCTTTTAAGAGCAAATTTGAGCCTTTTGAAAAATGCTGCTGTTGATCACTATGCACATTTGTATGTTGTTGCCCAAGAAGCAACCCCAGAGCATGAAAGTATATGCAAAGAATTTGGCGTTTCTTTGAATACGTTTGCTGATAACAGAGGCATTGCAGGCGGGGTTCAACGCACCTTTGCACAAGCGCCAACAGAACACGTTTTACACCTTGAAGAAGACATGCTCATCAGCAGAAATAAACAAACCGTCTACAATCAACTCAAACTTTCTGTAGAGGCCCTGCAAAAAAAGGAAGCCACTGTTTGTTTTCTGAGAGACTTGGAAAAACCAGGCAATAATTTTGATTTAACGAAATATAAAAAACTCTATTCTTTTTCCAATGGCACGCTCACACCAAACCTAAAGGGGAAGCTAAGACCCCTCAAAACCAAGAAACTTTTGGGATTAGCTTTATACGATCCCGCTCTTCCAGAAGAGGTAAAACAAACTCTTTTTACGTGGCACAAAGCAGGGTATGAGCTCTCTCCTAAAAATTTTAACTGGACCAATCAAGCGCTCATGACCTCGGGGTCATTTTTATTAAAAACCATTTTGCCTTATGTCTATCAAAACCCCACCAGCCGATTGGTCAATGGCCATCCTGACATTGAAAGATCTCTAAACAGCGCATGGTGGCGCGCGCAGAACTTCAAGCTTATTCATGCAAAAGGATGTTTCACCCACAT
Encoded here:
- a CDS encoding ABC transporter substrate-binding protein; this translates as MNYYCCRFLIPFVLVASIFGCRADTSPPLKIVTTFSILQDFVREIGKDKVVISIVGPNSDAHTYQPTPRDVRQIAQADLIFINGLGFEGWIHRLIKSSGYKGKIVTATDGIQPMMINDPGEGEVPDPHAWNDIKNVKIYIKNIYTSLSKIDPEQAPFYRKNYEDYLAKLEDLDQFIVNAIKEIPQKKRIIITAHDAFGYYGQRYGVKFLAPVGTSTADEPSPKAMASLIDVIRAHKIKMIFVENITNKKLIQQLSEETGIQIGEEIFSDALSEKDQPGSTYLAMIRHNTDQFIKAMRLMQPKEECRSSSVYA
- the tolB gene encoding Tol-Pal system beta propeller repeat protein TolB, coding for MRTLAFIVFFTCMFCRSEFQLEVTEGHREPLQMAMFVQPSESADQKQLSDNLSKIIHLDLQSTGLFQFTDPKTFLEKDIPLNNPPRFVDWRLLQVQFVVNLQINLLANNKVQIIYRVWDALTEQLLISATLETEARYQRRLAHLVADAIYSRLTGEAGYFDTRIVYVTEEAKGLAQKKRLAIMDQDGGNHKYLTSGKHIVLTPRFSANLQRITYLSYEKKIPHVYVYDLETGQHELVGAFPGMTFAPRFGPKETDLIMSQAVGGRTDIYHIDLKTRRFKRLTQGNWIDTSPCYDPAGEKIVFNSDRGGTKQLYMMDKKEGGVKRISFGDGNYATPVWSPRGDYIAFTKTHKGSFYIGVMRPDGSGERLVSTGYIVEGPTWAPNGRTLMFTRTDKKPGKQANPSWIYAIDMTGFNERRVKTPQYGSDPSWSAPLPKA
- a CDS encoding protein TolR, encoding MMRQSRYSRRALTPMSSINVTPFVDVVLVLLIVFMISAPLINVGVEVSLPKTEAGPIREKSEPVVISYQKNGKIFIQEKATTLKQLIPQLKTIMQKNPKTEIFIRGDKGLSYGKVMELSGRLSQNGFERISLVTDPL
- a CDS encoding protein TolQ, which encodes MIETASGQVAESLSQQASSPSFFHLFLSAEWVVQLIMVGLILTSIVTWALIFSKGRHLLRLRKAIHNFESFFWQQQEQQSVDKLTLPMETPQVYKKFLNILHRETKLINALNQKENGRMVSLFQNRLERAYGVYIRQEIEKLSHGLTFLATVGSAALFVGLFGTVWGIIHSFQSIAASKNTSLAVVAPGIAEALLATALGLIVAIPAVVAYNKLSALVDGIGSQLENFADRLIGVSGQGLLQVK
- a CDS encoding BolA family transcriptional regulator, encoding MAISHNDLLKLIQDTFPTAEIELTDLVGDADHYQVVIKDSSFDGLSKLAQHRKVHAALGSRLGAELHALSIKTAPKS